Below is a window of bacterium DNA.
ACCTCGATTGTCGGGAGTGCAATCACAGACGTAGCCGCTGTCGGGATCGTTCTGATTCTCAAAAGTGAAACTGCGCGTGGCGTAGAGCGCGGCGGTGATGACCACATCGGTGGAGTCCGGATTCGTCTGATCCCAACCCCGCCCGCCGGAGTTTTCGCGGCCGTTGGCGGGAGTGTTGCGAATCTTAATATCACCTTCGGAAACCAATCCAAGCATATTGAGACTGCTGGCAGGTGTGATGCCCGTGTAAGGATGAGCGTCCACGTAACGGATATCGTTCTCGATTTCGATGACGTGGGAGCTGCCGATAGTAACTTGTCCCTGCACCCTTCCGTGGACTCGCAGGGGAGCGTCCACAAATATGCAGGTGTTGTTCGTCATGTAAACGACCCAATAGTCGGAGCTGTCCATGATGGTCCCGCGCCGCCAACGCCACATTTTGCAGACGGCTCCATCAAAACGGGCGTAATAGTGCATTCCCGGTTCACCATAAAAATGTCCCTGCCGGGCTGCGCCCGCGCGAAGAGTATGCGCGGTGGAGGGAAGCGGTACGGGTGGTGCATTGAACATCGGCGGTGGGCCGAGGAATTGCGGATTGTAGCCACTACCATGCCAGAAGTCGCTTTCCGTTGTGCTTACACGGTCATAGAATACCGGGTCCTGTATGATGGCAATCTGGCTGTTGGAATGCACCGGCCCCCATAGCGTGTCTCCGTGTCGGAACTTGATACGGTCCCCGTACAAAGTGATCTCCTCGTCAGTTAGCCAGACGTAGTTGAGTGCCCACCCCGTGCCGACAAGTACACCGAGTATCAGGCAAAGGAGAAAAACCCTTTGAAAGCGGTTCATAGTGCCCTCCCTATTTCACAAGCAGAAACTTAGACGTTATTTCAAAAGCAACAGCTTCGTTGTTTTCTGTGTTTCTCCTGTTTGCAGCCACGCGAGATAGACTCCCGTGGCCAGCGAGCTTGCATCGAAGTTCGCGCGGTGCGTGCCCGCCGTCAGGTGTTCATCGAATAGTTCCATCACCCACCGTCCCTGCACGTCGAAAATCTCCAGCTTCACCTCTCCCGCCTTTGGTAAGTCGAAGGTGATCGTGGTTTGTGCATTGAACGGATTCGGATAGGCGGAAAGGATGAAGGAGGAAGGATGAGGGATGAATGATTCATTCGCCGATGAGATTGTGGCGCTGCCGTGGACGGGGATGGTCAGCCACGAGGAATAGTAGGGAATGCGAATGCGCAAGGTGTCGCGGTATTCACCCGCCGAATCCGGTGAAAAGGCAACGGGAATTTTGTGCTCGAATGCGAGAATATCACGCTGGGGCGGACAGCGGAACGGACGACCGACGGTGAAGCTGTCCAGACGCGGCGGAACGTAGTCGTTGAAGACGCGAACAGTATCCCACGTAGTGTCGCCCACGGCCACTTCGCCGAAGTTGAGGGCGGCGGGTTCGACGGAGTTCTCGCGCAGGTTCCACATTCCCGTGTTCCAGTAGCGGAGGTCGTTGTCGTAGCGATAGCGTTTTAGATAACCGGTGGAGCTGCGCGTGGAGCGATGCACGTAGCCGCGCCGCTTCTGGGCCAGCCCGCCAGTCAGATGGATCACGCCGCGATCATCGGGGATG
It encodes the following:
- a CDS encoding T9SS type A sorting domain-containing protein, encoding MNRFQRVFLLCLILGVLVGTGWALNYVWLTDEEITLYGDRIKFRHGDTLWGPVHSNSQIAIIQDPVFYDRVSTTESDFWHGSGYNPQFLGPPPMFNAPPVPLPSTAHTLRAGAARQGHFYGEPGMHYYARFDGAVCKMWRWRRGTIMDSSDYWVVYMTNNTCIFVDAPLRVHGRVQGQVTIGSSHVIEIENDIRYVDAHPYTGITPASSLNMLGLVSEGDIKIRNTPANGRENSGGRGWDQTNPDSTDVVITAALYATRSFTFENQNDPDSGYVCDCTPDNRGTIYLFGSLVQTRRGYVYRSNNTSTGYRLNLRYDSRFLRRLTPCIIEGASRPDASTDSLDFGEVAVGTTAWDTARVYTLYNGHLGAVYANHPFRGERVMPFQGSSFIVPTRFTPPGVGLFTGILYVSAGMEHFQIVLRGRGIPPEGPAPLTVNISPNPFNLTTTIRYTLPEPEAVRITLFDILGREAKRLELGAQETGEHSISLNAVELASGVYFLRLSAGTNSVMHKLLIVK